In the Bacteroidales bacterium genome, TAAAATTCGTCCTATGCGCGAAATGATTTTAGCAAATGATGAAGCAGGTCGCCGCGAAGCTTTAGATAAACTATTGCCATTGCAACGTACCGACTTTGAAGGTATTTTTGGTGCAATGCATGATCTTCCTGTTACTGTTCGTTTGCTCGATCCACCATTGCATGAGTTTGTTCCTCACGAGGAAGAAAATCAAGCCGAAATGGCAAAAGAAATGGGGATTAGTGTTGAAGCGATTAAACAAAAAGTTGAAGACCTTCACGAATTTAACCCAATGCTTGGTCACCGTGGTTGTCGTTTAGGAAATACCTATCCTGAAATTACAGAGATGCAAGCACGTGCTATTATCGAAGCTTGCTTGAACTTGAAGGAAAAAGGCATTACTACTAAACCTGAGATTATGGTTCCTTTAACAGGTACTAAAGCAGAAATGAAAATGCAAGAGAAAATCGTTCGCACAACTGTTGAGAAAGTATTTGAAGAAAGAAATGATAGTATCGACTATATGGTTGGTACTATGATTGAAGTTCCTCGTGCTGCTTTAACTGCTGATGAAATGGCAGAATCTGCTGAATTTTTCTCCTTTGGAACAAACGACTTAACCCAAATGACTTTTGGTTATTCTCGTGATGATGCCGGTAAATTCTTACCTATTTATTTAGAAAAAGGATTATTAGAAAAGGACCCTTTCCAAGCGTTAGATCAGACCGGTGTTGGCAGTTTAATGAAAATTGCTGTTGAAAAAGGGCGTAAAACCAGACCAAATATCAAGATTGGCATTTGTGGTGAGCATGGTGGTGAGCCAAGTTCTGTTGAATTCTGTAATACTTTAGGATTTAACTATGTAAGTTGTTCGCCATTCCGCGTTCCTATTGCTCGTTTGGCTGCTGCTCAAGCAAATATTAAGCAAGCTACTTGGGATAAAGATAAAGCTGTAGATCAACTAAAAGATAGTACTAAAAATGTTGGTGATGTTTTAGGTGTTGAGTTTACAGAGCTTGAAAAAGAAGCCAGAAAAGCAGCTAAGGTTGCTCGCAAAGAAGCTGAAAAAGAAATCAAGCGTTTGCAATCTGAAGCTAAGGATGTACTTAAAAAACTAAAAAAAGAGTTGAAAAACTTTAAAAAATAGTATAAGTTCCTAATTCATTTAAGAGGGGTCACGTGAGTGATCCCTTTCTTTTTTTTATAAAACAGTATAAATAAAATGAATATAGGATTGTGCTATTACTGAGTATTTATGCTTGACTTTGGGTGTTTTTGTGATATCCTTTGTGATTATTTGTGACGAAAATTTAACCATAAAGTACATATTAAGGAAAACTGAGAAAAATTTAATTTTTAAACTGATTTTAATTTTTTACATTTGGCTATGAAGAAAACAGTTTCGTTAGTTTTATCGAGTGGTGGTGCAAGAGGGATTGCTCATATTGGTGTTATAGAAGAATTGGAAAATCGTGGCTATACCATAGGTTCTGTTTCAGGAACATCTATGGGTGCTTTAGTGGGTGGTATTTATGCCGCCGGAGGACTGAAACTTCTTAAAGAGTGGATGCTTACCCTTGATCGTTTAGAAGTTTTTAGCTTGGTTGATTTTACGCTAACACGCAGCGGAATGGTAAAAGGAGAGAAAGTATTAAAGGAAATGAGAAAACTTATTCCTGATAAAAATATCGAAGACTTTTCTATTCCTTATACTGCCATTGCAACCGATATTATAAACGATAAAGAAGTGGTTTTTGATAAAGGAAGTTTGTATAATGCAATTCGTGCTTCAATATCAATTCCTACTGTTTTTACTCCTTTCGAACATCAAGGGGTTAAAATGGTTGATGGAGGTGTTATCAATCCAATTCCACTAAATCGTGTTAAAAGAAGCGAAAATGACTTAGTTGTGGCTGTAGATGTAAATGCCAGAATTCCTTTTGTTTCTACAATAAGCAAAAAACAAATTGCTGAAGAAAATAGAATTAAAAAAGATAAGCGGTTCTCAAAATATATAAATCTTCTATCTGGGAGGATTAATGCTTTTATTCCCAAGCATGAAAAAGATAAACTGGGATATTTTAATCTAATGAATAAAACAACAAGCTTGATGGTGCATCAGCTTACAAGACAGTCTATTAAACAATATAAGCCTGATGTTTTAATAAATATACCACATCAAGCATTTGGTACATTTGATTTTTATAAGACAGCAGAAATTATCAAAATGGGAGAGGAGCTTACCCGAAAGACTTTAGATGATTTTGAGAATAAATAAGCGGAGAGACAGGGATTCGAACCCTGGGTCCGTTCGCACGAACAACGGTTTTCGAGACCGCCCCATTCGACCACTCTGGCATCTCTCCGAGGCTGCAAAAGTAGTAAAATTGTGAAATAAATATTATTTCTAATATTTAAAATTGCAAGACTATTTTTAATTGATCAAACCCAATTTATTCTAAGCTTCAGCTAATATTTTTGCCAAATTATAATTTATTGAAGCTATAAACCTTTAATTTTATTATATCGTTATAATTTTTTTTGAATAAAACTCATCCCACGCTCCGTCATAGCCGTAATGCTTAAAGAAGGATTAACGCCTGGATTAGCTGAAATAGCTGAGCCATCAAAAACATACATATTCTCATAGCCAAAAACTTTATGTTGACTATCAATTACACCTTGTTCAGCATCTTTTCCTATACAAGATCCACCCAAAATATGAGCCGTCGAAGGAGTTCCCATAATAGTTTCCGTAAATAAAACAACGGGTTTCCCATTAATAATTTCTCCAAATTGATGTGCTACTTTATGTGCTTCAGGAATAAATGGAGTGGGAGCTTTACCACTTGAAATTCTAGACTTGTAGCCAAAAAGCCAATGGTTCTTTAATTTTAGAGTGCTATCTAAATGTTGCATAAAAAGTAGAGTAGTCGATCGTTTGGCAAAGTCATCCACAAAATAAATCTTTAACCATTTTAATGGTGCTTTAAAGGGTTCAATAAACATTTTGCCAATCCGCTTAAAAAAGTTCCTTTCCAAAATCATGGGCGTAATTCCCAAGCGCCAAAAGCCGGAACCTTCTCCATAACGAACGGGCTCAAGATGGCTGTTTTCATCCAGTTCTAAAATAGAACCAATAGCAATTCCTTTGGAGAGGTTTCTATCTTTATCCAAAGTTACATCCATAATTAAAGCTTCGTTATTGGTACGAATCATTTCTCCAATACGTGGACTAAGATTGGGTAAGCTTTTCTTTTTGAGTTTTAAGAAGAGAGGAATAGTCCCTAAAACACCTCCGGCAAAAATCACTGATTGAGCTGTAAGCGATTTGCTTTTGCCAAAAAAGCTAGTTGCCTTTTTAAAACTGATACGGTAACCATTTTCACCACTTTCGCTGTTCAAAGGAATAACATCTTTAACTTGGTGTTCTGCAATAACTTCAACACCCATCTGTTCTGCTAAGTACAAATAATTCTTATCCAAAGAGTTTTTGGCATTATGACGGCAGCCTGTCATGCAGGCACCGCAAAATGTACAACCTGCTCTTTCCGGTCCTTTGCCATTAAAGAAAGGATCGGGAACGGTTTTTTCAGCCTCACCAAAAAACACACTGACTTTTGTTGGCTCAAAGCCTTTCTCTTTTCCGATTTTTTTTGCTAGTGCTTTTAATGCTAAATCACTTTCTTCCAGATTGGGATTAACCGCAGCTCCTAACATTTCCCAAGCCTTTTCATAATGAGGTTCTAATTCCTTTTCCCAATCGTTTAATTCAGCCCAAGAACCTGTATTGTAAAAAGCCTTTTTTGGTTTAGGTAAAGTGTTTGCGTAAACTAAAGAGCCTCCTCCAACACCAACACCACTTAATATGCTTGCATGTCTTAAAAAAGTTAGTTTTTGTATTCCATGAAATCCAAGTTGAGGTAGCCATAACCATTTTCTCAGATTCCAAGTGGTTTTTGCAAAATCATTGTCTTTAAAGCGTTTGCCTTTTTCAATAACTAAAACTTTATAGCCTTTTTCAGCCAATCTTAAAGCGGAAACAGAACCTCCAAAGCCGGAACCAATAATAATATAATCGTAGTCGTGAGTCATCCCGTAAAGGTAGGGAAGAAATTTAAATAGAAAAAATGGGGGATTTGTAAAAAGTATTTATCTACACACTATTTACTTATTTTTTACACTGAGTATTCTATTTGCTTTTTACAATTTCCTTGAAATTATCTGTTTTGGGTAGCTCGTTAAAATTATCAGCAATATTTATTGGAGGTGGTTTTAGTTTGCGTTTTGTCATATCTATCCAAGCACCGTCAACTGAGATAACAGCCGAGAGTTTCCCGTCTGATTTATAAATATGGTGAACCATCTGCCATCTTTCTCCATCGGCTGAAAGTCCTGAGATTTGAAGATCGACTTTAATCTTTTCACCCATTCTAACTTCTGAGAGAAAACGTGTTTCTTCTTTAAATAGAACCGGAGCGAGTTGTAGTTTTTCCATTTCTTCTAGGTTCAATCCGTTATCAGCCATAAAGGTTACGCGAACCTGTGCCGCATAATCGTTATAAGCGGTATGACGCATATGTCTATTGGGATCCATATCGGCCCAAATCACTTCAAATATTTTACTGTAGTTTTTCATAATGGATTTTGGTTTATGAGCTGTAAAATTAGAGTATAAAGTTGGAATATTATAATGTAAAAGTCAGCTTTTTAATGTAGATTTCTAAAATTTAGAATGATCTGTTATTGAAAATAAGTAGTACATTCGTGTCCTTAACGCATCTAAACTACCTGAATGAAAAAACGACTATTACTTACGCTCCTATCCTTATTTTTTATTTTGTCAGTATTTGCTCAAGTCGAGATGTCAGCATTGAGTTTTGGAGAAAAAAAACAATTGAGAAAAGCTTTAAAAGTTGAAGCCTACACGCTCGATGGAAATCAGCATAAAGGGTATTTGTATTATGCTGATTCGGACAATATTTATTTAACAGACAATCCTTTTGAAAATGGTAAGCTTACGGAGATTAAGTCCTTAGATTTATATCAAATAAAAGTGATAAGTCATATTCCTTTTGGAAAGCGTTTTTTAGGGGGAATTACCTTTTCTGCTGCAGTAATGGCAATATTAACAGCAGAAATGTATAGTCATGGCGATGCCATTATGATAGGTCCTGATTTTGTATTTATTGCAGGAACAGCTTTTTTTGGAACTCCCGTTGGTTTTTTATCAGCAGCTATATTTCCAAAAGAGCGAACCGATTTTGAGTATATAACGGATGGGCAGGACGAGGCTTTTAAGATAACTTCAACGTTTTTTGAAAAAAGACGGTTTACGTCTATTCACCCCAATACAGAATATGTTGAGGAACTTCATATTGTTAAAAATGATGAAGGTTTGAAGAATGTATTAGAGCCTTTAAAATCACTGCATCCTGAAGCCATAAGGAGTTTTCATCTTATGTTTGGTACTTCTTTTACAATAAATAATTTAGGTAAGCAATTGGGGGGAGTATTTTCGGATACTCAGGGACTTGAGACTGGGTATTATCGTTCAGATAGAATCAGTTTAACAGGAAAATTACAATTTAATGTGAATGATCATATTCGTCCTTATTTGAGTTTTACTTTTGGTGAAACGGGATATGCTAGCGGCGAATTGCTTCCGGAAAGGGATGAACCTGAATATATTTATAATGATTATTCTATCTCTTATGGCCATTTGGGTGCTGATTATGTTTTGAATCCGATAAATAATATGGGATTGTCTTCTTTTGAGTTTTCAATAAACGGAGGATTGAGCTTTGCAAAGCTTAATTATGATTATACTTCGGGTCAGACAGGTTTCTTCTCTCAACCTAAAAACACATCTTATACAAGTTTTGGACTTCAGTTAGGTGGAAGAGTGGATTATTATATCTCACGCAGTTTATCGATAAATCTCGGACTTACAACAGATATCATGTATCCAATTAAATTGGATGATATGCATTATGAATCGGCTACAGCTGGATCTTTAGTCTTTGATGGAGGGTGGTTCAATACTTCGAACGGACAAATACATTTTGGTTTAAGTCTTCACTTATAAAATCTACTATGAGGAAATATATGATATTGATTTTACCGAAAATAATTTAAAAGTGTAAGGGGTGAAAAGAGATACCGTTTTCGCTATTATATTCCAAAGTAGGAAAAGGGATTTTAACTACACTAACAATATCTAAAAGCATTTTAAGAAATTCAGATTTGGTGTGTATTCGACTTAAATCTACATCGAGCGATAAATAATATTGACGTGTTCTGTTAAATGTTGGAATAATAGAACTATTTGAAATAGAGTTTGAATAAGTATTTAGCATTCCTTTTGCGCCATATCCAAAAGCAATATTCAACCATTTGGGTATTTTGGTTTCTTGTTTTAGAAAAGAAGCAATATTTACAGATAACCAATATGTTTGTCCGTTATAATCTTTTAAAACTCTTTCTTGAAAATTAGCTCCTAAAACGGCTGGATTAAATTCTGCATATTCACTTGGGAAATAAGAAAATTTAAGACTAATACGTTGCTCTTTCCATAGAATCTGTTGTCCGGCAAAAATAGCTGTCCCTGCAATATTTGCCCCAAAGTCGCCCCAAGAAAAACCCCAGTTTGTAGAAAGTCCATCAAGTATTTCAACGCTTGTTTGAAAAGTTAAACCTGCTAAACTACCTATAAATAAAGCTTTATTGTCGGTCATTCCCGACCATTTAAAAATAGTATAACTGCTTTTTGCTAAATGATAAGTTGTAGTGCTATGACCAACTTTATCAACTTGTAGCCAAGCCGCATTATCGTTTAAAGTATGAAAGGAAGATTGCGGATAATTTTTATACCATAAAAAATATAAAGCTGTCATTCCGCCGGCATAAGTTGTTCCTGCAGCTGTTAGTGTTGGAATAAGTCGTTTGTTGCGGATTTGTGTGCTGTCTTGTTGAGCGGAAATAGGAGTAGAGGTGAAAAGAAAAATAGCAAGTACAATGGGTGTTAAACAATTTTTATAAAACTTGTATTTGCTATTTTTCACTTTTTTAGTATTTATTTAATTAGCTGAAACTCTTGATAATATCAGTTGATTCAGTAACAATTTTATCTAATAATTCTGTTGTTTTTGCTTCGGCTAAGAAACGTAAATAAGGCTCTGTATTTGATGGACGAATATTTAACCACCAATCAGCAAATTCTATACGGTAACCATCAAAATCGTAAAAAGCATCCGGTGTTCCTTGACTTTTAAAGTGTGCAATAACTGCATCCATTGCCTCTTGCTTTTTCTCAATTTTAAAATTGATTTCTCCTGAATTCTTATAAACTTCTATTTCTGCAATGGCTTCCGATAAAGAAATGCCTTGCTTTTTAAGATCACTTAGGATATTTAGAATTAGGCTTGCAGCCATTAAACCGGAATCGGAATAGAAAAACTCTTTAAAATAATAATGTCCAGCTAATTCACCACCAAATAAACCGTCAATTTCTCTGAGTTTTAGTGCGGCATAAGCACGACCAACACGCCACATATGCATTTCGCCATTGAATTTAGCAATATATTCACCCACAGCTTTTGAAGTGCGTATATCTTGTAAAACACGAACACCTTCTTTTTTCTCTTTTAAGAAATGGTTGGCTAAAAATGCAATCATTAAATCTGGCGAGATAAATCTTGAATTTTCATCCACAAACATTACACGATCTGCATCACCATCAAAAATAACTCCAATATCGGCTTTGGTTTTCTCGACTAATTTTTGAGCATCTACAATATTCTCAGGTTTTAAAGGATTTGCTTCGTGATTGGGAAATGTTCCGTCAAGATCTTCAAAAATATAATGAGGATTATCGCCTAAAATGTCACGAATAAACAATCCGGCCATTCCGTTAGATACATCAACAGCTATATTTAGATTAGAAATGTCATTTAGTTTTTCTTTCTGAAAAGCAAGATAATCGTTTCTAAAATCATTTTCAATAATTTTACCTTTTAGTGTTACAGGCTCAATTTTTTCATTTAAAACCATTTGTTCTAAATCGCTTAATCCGCTGTCGTAGCCAACAGGCAAAGCATTGCTCGCAGAAACTTTTAACCCATTATATTCTTTTGGATTATGTGAGGCTGTAATCATAACGGAAGCATCAAAACCATATTGAGCTGTTCCCCAATAAATCATAGGAGTTGTTGCTAAGCCTGTATTGTAAACATCTGCTCCACTATCGGTAATACCTTTACATAAGTATTCAAATATTTCTATAGAAGAGGTGCGTACGTCACGCCCTATAAGTACCTTGTTTGTTTTTAAAAGGCGAGGAATAAAAAAACCAACCTTATAAACATCGTCTTTGTTAAAATCGCGGTTATAGACACCGCGAATGTCGTAAGCTTTAAAAGCATTCATAGTATTATAATTTTGTTAAAATTTTGTTCCTATTTGAGATAGTATTTCGCGTATGATAGTTTGCTCGTAAACGCCACAGTTATCAATATGAACTTCCATTATAGTTCTAAATGCTGCCGCTTCGGCTTTATTTAAGCTGATTTTGTTTTTCTTTTTTAAATCTTGAAAGCGATTAATCATTTTTTTAAGTACTCTGCCTAAAAGAAAACGTGCCATTATCTCTTTATCGGGATCCTCGCCATAAAGTTTTTTGATACTTAACATGCACTGTGCCAGTGCGGAAAACTGACTGGCTGTTAGGTCGAGTTTTATTTTATCATTCATATTGCGAACTTAAATACTCTGCAAAGATATTCCTTCCTGATGAGTTTTAAAAATTTATAATGATTCTAAACATAGAGCGTAACTTTCAGTAAATCAGCCGGTAAACGCATTTTGTGAAAGGCGTAGTATTTTCAAATTGACTATAACTATGTCGTTATCAATTAGTTATATATAAAAAAATAGCTTGTATATGAAGTGCTTCATAATTAAATTTGTTCATACTTTTGCGCATCAATAAGGGTTTAATAATAAACCTTACTAAAACTTTGAAATGTGAACGAAGTACTGATTTATGCAGTTGGTTCTTTAGGTGCTATAGGTGTTGTTGCCGCCATTATTTTATATTTTGTCGCGCAAAAATTTAAAGTCTATGAAGATCCTAGAATCGATGAAGTAGAAGAAGCATTACCGAGTGCAAACTGTGGTGGATGTGGATATGCAGGTTGTCGTGCCTTTGCTGAGGGAATAGTAAAAGCCGGAAATATGGAAGGCTTTAATTGTCCGGTCGGTGGTGCTAAAGTGATGGAGCAAGTAGCAGGGATTTTAAATTTGGTGGCTGAGGTTGCTGAACCACAGATTGCTGTTGTTCGTTGTAATGGTTCTTTGGCTAATTCACCCAAAAAGGTAGAGTACGACGGAATTTCAACTTGTGCTTCGGCACATGTGCTTTATGCCGGAGATGGAGGATGCTCTTACGGTTGTTTAGGATTAGCGGATTGTGTTGCTGCTTGCGAGTTTGATGCTATTCATATGAATCCTGAAACGGGTTTGCCTGTAGTAGATGTTAATTGTGTGGCTTGTGGCGCTTGCGTCGAAGCTTGTCCACGTGATATTATTGAGCTCAGAAATGTGGGTAAAAAAGAACGCCGCATCTTTGTTTCTTGTGTAAACGAAGAGAAAGGTGCTCCTGCCAAAAAGAATTGTACCGTTGCCTGTATTGGATGTGCAAAGTGTTTTAATGTTTGTGCATTCGATGCTATTGAGATGAAAAATAACCGTGCTTACATAGATTACGAAAAATGTAAACTTTGTAGGAAATGTGTGACTGTTTGTCCTACTGATGCTATTCATGAGATTAATTTTCCTGTTCGTAAACTTATAGTTAAAGAAGAAAAGGAAAAGGCAAAAAAAACTGTTGAAGCAAAGAAAGTAACTGAAACAGTTAGCTCAAAGGCGAGTGCCAATGAGAAAAAAGAAGAAGTAAATAAAACTAAAGAGTCATAAAATATTCTCTTAAAAAAACTAAAGGGAAAACCTATGAAAACCTTTAAACTAGGAGGTGTTCACCCACCTGAAAATAAATTATCTACTGAGGCAGTTATAGAAACTCTCATGATTCCTAAGCAAGTTGTAGTGCCTGTTGGTCAGCATCTTGGGGCTCCTGCAACTCCGGTTGTAAAGCGAGGCGAAGAAGTGAAAGTTGGTCAGTTAATAGCTAAGTCAAGTGGATTTATCTCTGCAAATATTCACTCTCCGGTTTCCGGTAAAGTGTTTAAAATTGATAATGTATACGATGCAAGCGGTTTTCGCCGTCCATCTGTAATTATAAATGTAGAAGGTGATGAGTGGTTAGATACTATTGATCGTTCTGATGATATTGATTCTGATATCAAATTAAGCCCAAAAGAAATTACAGATAAGCTAAACGAAATGGGTATTGTAGGACTTGGCGGTGCTACTTTTCCATCTTTTGTTAAGCTGATGATTCCAGATGGCAAAAAAGTCGATTACTTGATTATTAACGGTGTTGAATGTGAGCCTTACCTTACTTCTGATCATCGACTGATGATGGAAAAAGGCGAGGAGATGCTTATAGGAGTTACGATACTAATGAAGGCTTTAAATACCAAAAAAGCAATGATTGGTATAGAAAACAATAAAGCTGACGCTATTGAACATCTTCAGAAATTAGTTGTTAAATATAACGGTATAAGTATTCACCCACTAAAAGTAAAATATCCTCAGGGAGGTGAAAAGCAGCTGATAAAAGCATTAACTGGCAGAGAAGTTCCATCAGGAAAATTACCATTGGAAGTTGGATGTGTTGTAAATAATGTTGGGACAGCATTTGCCGTTTATGAAGCTGTACAAAAAAACAAACCGCTGTTTGAGCGTGTAGTTACTATTACCGGCAAGTCGGTAAAAAAACCTTCAAATTTCTTAGTTAGAGTAGGGACTCCTATTAAATACTTAATTGAAGCAGCTCAAGGATTGCCTGAAGATACCGGTAAAATTATTAGTGGTGGCCCAATGATGGGAAAAGCGGTATTAAATACCGATATCCCTGTTGTTAAAGGTACATCGGGTATCCTTTTAATGGCTGATGCTGATGCTAAGCGTGGAGAGGTTAATACCTGTATCCGTTGTGCAAAATGTGTAGAGGCTTGCCCTATGGGATTAGAGCCCTTCTTGCTTTCAAAATCGTCTAAGCTTGCTAAGTTTGATGTTGTAGAAAAAGAATTGGTAATGGATTGTATAGAATGTGGCTCGTGCTCTTACACTTGTCCATCTAATATTCCATTGCTCGATTATATCCGCTTAGGAAAAAATAAAGTGGGTCAGATAATTAGAAACAGAAATCAGAAATAAGATACCGTATGAGTTTATTATCTATTTCGGCATCTCCACACGTTCATGGAGATAATTCAGTAAAAAAGATTATGTGGGGAGTAGTTATAGCAATGGTTCCGGCCTTGCTAGTCTCTATTTACTATTTTGGTCTTGATGCTATTAGAGTCACATTGATAGCCGTTTCGGCTTCATTGTTTTTTGAATGGTTTTTTCAAAAATACCTGATAAAAGGACCCGAGACCTATATGGATGGTTCTGCTGTTATTACAGGTCTTTTACTGGCGTTTAATGTACCCTCTAATTTACCCTGGTGGATTATTGTGATAGGTGCACTTGTTGCTATTGGAATTGGAAAAATGTCTTTTGGAGGTATTGGGAAGAATGTTTTTAATCCGGCTTTAGTGGGTCGTGTTTTCTTATTGATTTCTTTTCCTGTTCAAATGACATCGTGGCCAAAAATTAGTCCAATAACAAATGGAATAGCCGATGCTATCACAGGACCAACACCTTTGGGAATTGTTAAAGAGGGTTTGGATGCAGGTTTAACTGTAGATCAAGTTATGGCACAAGTGCCGTCGTTTATGCAACAGTTTATTGGAGGTATAGGGGGCTCGCTTGGAGAAGTATCTGCTTTAGCAATACTGCTTGGTGGCTTTTGTCTTCTCAGAAGAAAAATTATTACTTGGGAAATCCCTGTTAGTATTCTTTTAACAGTTTTGGTTTTTTCCGGTATTTTTTGGTTGATAGATCCAACACATTATGTAAATCCTATTTTTCACTTGCTAACTGGAGGAATGATGTTAGGTGCTATTTTTATGGCTACTGATATGGTTTCTTCACCAATGTCGAGAAATGGTCAACTTGCATATGGCGTGGGTATTGGTTTAATAACGGTTATCATTCGTACTTGGGGTGCATATCCCGAAGGAATGTCGTTCGCTATTTTGCTTATGAATGCCGTTACACCATTATTAAATAATGTTTTTAAACCAAAACGATTTGGGAGGAATTAATTATGGCTGCTAAAACAAAATCCACATTTTTAAATATGGTTATAGCTCTTTTTGTAGTAACTGCCGTGGCTGGCTTGGCTTTGGGTAGTGTCTATAATCTGACGAAAGAGCCTATCGCGATAGCAAATCAAAAGAAATTAAACGATGCTATTAAAGCTGTTCTTCCTAATTTTGATACAATTCAAAAAATTAAGGTAGCAGTTGAAGGTACTTCTGATAGTTTACAGTTTTATGTTGCTTCTAAGGATAGTAAATATATTGGAACCGCTGTAGAAACATTTACAATGAAAGGTTTTGCCGGATTGGTAAGGCTTATGGTTGGTTTTC is a window encoding:
- a CDS encoding RnfABCDGE type electron transport complex subunit G; this encodes MVIALFVVTAVAGLALGSVYNLTKEPIAIANQKKLNDAIKAVLPNFDTIQKIKVAVEGTSDSLQFYVASKDSKYIGTAVETFTMKGFAGLVRLMVGFLPDGSIHNISVLEHKETPGLGTKMGDAKFKDQFKGIQPATFQLKVKKDKGDVDAITAATISSRAFCDAVKRAYDTFEQNKGGNK